The DNA segment atgcaaatatttttttcaagagCAAGAAGTGTCATTCATTTTGATTGGGTACACCAGACAGGGATAACAGTGAATATTATTGGCCATAGCAAAAAGTTTCATAATGTGTGTTGTGATTAAGCTTCGATTGCAGCCGGCAAAAAGGAAACGTAGTTGCCATCCAGCTGTCACCGAGGCTAACAGTCGGATACAGTGAAcggaataaagtaaaaaaaaaaattttacatTCAAAATGTTTGCCCAAAAGGAAGCCAAAAAGGAAACCTCTTTTACTGTCATGACATCTAGGAAAGATAGTGAGAAAATTGTTGAAACTTACTATTTAAAGTTTAGACTTTCTCTGAATGTACATGCTTTCATACTTTGATgcagttttatatttatttatttttgtattcatatataaatgtaatcttTGTGGTTAGTATGATGAAGGAtagtatatattaattattatagcaGATTTAAACTAGCTATGATTACGTGTCTAGAATGTGCACATCTGCATACAGATGCAACCTGCACAGATGCGcgcacttacacacgcatatatcagacagatgtgatattagtaatattaattgaAATAGAAGAAGCTATTAAGAATGTGTGATATAAAGACCAATGGAAGATCCTTTTGATTCCTGTATTTTGTAGGAGTagtaatatttcttttcttttcttttttctttttcttttatgaaatgGTAGTTTTGTTTCAAAATTATTAgggttattgttatatttattagtagtattatattATGTACCCCCAATTTCTAATTTATATGTGAATCAAAATGTAGGAGGCCCCTTGAGCTCTTCCCCATATTGAAACATGTATAAGAATATCTACTaccttgtctgtctctcattaATAGGTTTTATAAagattatttatgtataataaatatttatatttattatacactgTACAACATACATGCAGACGTCTTAGGCATCCATCACACTAATGTTATTGCcccttctctttttgttgtttttaagacAAGCACTCACCGATCTTTAAGGTACATGTCTGTCCTTCACACTAATGTTATCATGTCATCTGTTTCAGACTGACCGCCCCATGATGCTTCCCCATGGCCCGAGGCGCCCTACCATCATGGGTAACTACGGGTGAGTTTGCCCCGTTCGAGAATCCGCACAGGGCGTTAGGCGCGGTTTGGGTTATATCAGTTTTACgaattctttagttttttttttttctatctctctatttatgtatctgttcatttgttttcattttattgtttggaataggttatttattattcatgtatgtatgaatgtatatatttatttgtttgttttcttattcatttctagttgtgtgttttatttgtaagGTGTGTTTAGCTAGGAGTGATTTTAGTTTTTcaagttgaggggggtgggggattaacAGCATTTATTAACCTGTGTTGAGATGttaatttttgttaatttttttttatgattcgggcttattattttctttttactctcagtTGGGAGTTGTTTGCTCTTAATGATTTGCAAGCCCCGTTTTACACAGGTTGGTGCAAGGTCAGGTATAGGATTTCTCACAGCTAGGAGGTTGTCACGGTGCCAGTGCCAATTACAGTGCAGAGGTCGATgacacccccactcctcctttttatctccttgccaccccttccccccccccactactctctcctctcctaccccccccctccccccaaaaaagaaaagtaacTAACAAAGTTTTCGAAGTTGATTATGGGCTTATACCCTATATGTATTTTTTGGCAAAGTATTGGCTTGGCTTCTACCTAGCGtcaacccctctccccattccctctttccttaaaACGGCACATGATACTCCGGTGGTGCTCTCTGCCATTCCCCCAAATTTGTCCCTTTTACCTCCTCTGCAACCTCTCCACTGcccattttcctcctcacctcccccacccccccctttacatctttctgtccctcctgtCCACCTCATCCAgtcacccaccttccctctttcctcccatcctctcggccctcttccttctccgttcctGTCCATCCCAACCTCTCCACTCACCCGTTCGACCTACCCTCCCAcagctcttcctttccttctacccaTCCCatcttgtctcctccctctctcctctcccaccttttctccctccttcccaacttcccacctttcctccctccttcccaacttcccaccttttctccctccctctctcccacatttccatcctccctgcctcccaacttcccacctttcctccctcccaacttcccaccttttctccctcccctccaaagtTAACCTACGCAACACCCACCCTTTGTAACCTCCTGTACCACCATCCCCTGTAACAAGAGTGTTTTGTAGTGTTTTAACCCCATAAAGCTCATCCAGCCCGCTAACTTGGCCCTCCCTCCGCAGGCCATACTCGCGAGCAGAGGCGGAAATGTTATGGTATGTGACacagaataacagaataataaagctagctttccatattttttattattattattattgttattgttatcattgtaattaccttttttgttttatttatttttcatcccttttttttttttcttcttcttttatttgtttattttgattattatttttttttgtattgcctTTCATgtaacttttgtttttttctgtgcatTTGTCTTGTATTTCTCCTTTTACCTTCTCCTCTCATTTGCATCCATTTcctagagggaagaagagacaagagaaaaaaaatctcttttttctctcttctacttcattTCTTCTGAAGTGTTGAAGTTCGGTTCTTTTGTATCTATCCCTTTGTTTGTTAGTATTTTGTTATATCCCATCTACCCTTTCTCTGGtcccccttgtcccctcccttcccctgtcccatGTTTTGGATATGATCCAGTTGTTCCTCATATGTAGGTTATTTTAATGTTTTGTAGTTTCAGGAGGTTAGTGTtaagtctgtctgtatatgtgggcatgtttgtgagtgagtgtgtgggtttgtgctGTGGGATGcgtacattcacatacacgtaCAGGCTCACACGTCTCTGCATTTGATGATTTTAGAACGTAATCACACTTATTCGCAGTCACGCTCTTTTCCCAACCCTTACACACTCCTGGCCGATTTTAATGTGTACCCAGACACAATATCAGCCTTACTCCTAGCATTCTCAACACCCAATCCGTCTTGATCACACCCTAAGAAGAGTCATGCTTGTACACAGACGTCATAAGATTGATAAGGTCCCACCTGCAGAAACACACTACCCAAATACTGTACATTCACTCCCCTTTCCAAGTTATCATCCTCGATTTACGACATTGCTCAGGCATTTTTAGTGTTAatgattttctgttcttttttgttgtaaGGTTTGAAGTCCTCTCCTTGTTAGATATTATTTGTAATTAAGTTAACTTGAAGAAGAAAAATCCAAGTGGAATTTCAGTCCCATGATTCTGTGTTGATGCTTTGTAGtatgattatttttgtatatttgtgtatgttttatttcCTTATGCTTTTTCCTTTGTTAGTCCTATACACCAGGTGCCTTTGCTTAGGTTAGGCTCTAGGAAAGCTCTAGATGAATAGGGTCTTCAGAGGATTGCGTAAATCAAGTCAGCCATGTGACTATCGACTTTGGTGTCATCAGATTTGAAAACTCTGGATTTTGCCTTTAGTTCCATTTCCAAGGTATTTATAGGTAAAGAAAGATTCTGTTTTCCAGTTGGAAGGATCTTGTAGAAAGTGGTCATAAATTTTGGTACACACAGAAGTATACTGAAAGATATCATAGGATATATTTAATAAAGCACAATAGCCTTAACTGTGGATTGAGTCTGCAAAAGCTGGATATGCATAATCAACTGAAAGTATGTGCAAAGAAATTAGACTGAAAATTAGCAGGACTGTAGTTGCAAAATTTTTCTTCATGCAGTCCACAAACAGCACTTTAAGTATAACAGTGTTGTGTTAGGAACTGGCTTGTGGCCCCACAATTTCCTTAAACATATGACCATTAGAACATAAGGGGATCTTTGCCATTTAGGTGGATGTTAGTGGAAACTGTTGATAGGGAACTTTAATTGGTGATTATTATTGACCCATTAGGAAAGTGATGTAGAATTCATTGACTGTGTTTTTCATTGTGTCATAAATATTTCTCATAGAGAGTTCTAGACCCTGATGGGAAGGGCCATAGTTGGTGTTCCAAGAGTATGTAGTGTTAAAAGTGTCAGGAATGTTGAAAATCATCAAGTGGTTGTTTCTGTGTTATAGTTGTACACAGTTGATGTTTGGCTAAGTGTGCATGTGGTAATGTAAGCTGTGTGACCTGCTGTTactaatatgtttatatgtttatttgtttcattggTACCAATGGTATTTTGTTGATATGATTTGTTTCCTTTAATTTTGTacatgtgcgtgagtgagtgactgaattATTGAGTGAGCCTaatgtgtgttttgtgcttgCCATACTACAGTGGTTGTAGGTAAGGGAAATgaacctttgtttctctgttGGACAACCTTTTCTAGTGATGGTGGAAAAGAGGTGCCTCCAGTGCCACCTCCCAAATGCTTACAGTAGCAGGGAAGTGGTTTGGTGTGGCCCTAATCCTTAAGGCAGCCTGCACCCCTTTGAGACACACCCATGTTTAACCCCTCTGCTCATCTTTGCAGGCCgtacacccactcccacccccgcaCCGACATGATGTCCATAGTCCCGGGTAACCCTCTGGCCATCAGCACTACGATAGACTCTAGCAAGCGCATGAAGCTCTCCCAGCAGATGAAGCCCCTCGTTGTTGACACGTCGGAGAACAATCACAGCAGCCGGGTAAGAGGGTTGGGGTTCTTGTTAAGGAATGAAGAATGAGTATTAACATCTGCAAACAGGAGATGGAAAAGtattttgggttttatttttaACATTCTGAAGATAAataccaaacctaaccaaatgtTAGGCTTGTCAGATGTATTCACATTTTGTCTTTAAGATCTATATAGTTCTCTGTCATGAATTAGATTATTTAGTATCCAGTGTTTTCTTTATAATATTTCAAGTCAGTTTTCCAAGCTACTCTCATGTGCATATCTGTCGAACACATTTCTTTGTAATGGTTCAGTTTTTTGTAATGGATGTGTTATGTTAAGTCTATTTCTGTGTAATGACTAATGCATGATATTTCCAGGAGTCCACCTACACCCCACAAGTAGAAGCTATCTCCCCTACGCTGCCGTCCGATCCCAGAGATGAGTCACCGCTGCGCACCACCAAAGATGATCTCCTTAAACGCATAGAGAAAGTAGACAGAGATATTGCTAAGGTGAGTGAACAgggctataaaaaagaaaaaatgaaaagtgtGCAAATGATATGTACaacatatttatgtgtaattTGTCAGTTCAAAAGTAGATTCATTGTCATGTACAAATCAGATTTCTGTTTTAAGTTTTGTTAAGGTACCATTGATGTGATATTTAATGtttcaaaataaaagatagatgttGATGGATGTTGAATGTTTTTGTAGAGAACGatgatttttgtattttgtgtaaAGTATGCAAGACAGTTATCACATCTAGATCATCTAACATGATTCTCTGTGTACAGGCGGAATCAAGCATAGCCAAGTTacgcaagaaagagggagagctagAAGCAGCAGCccagaagggtgaagggggtaagacggaggaggaggacaccAAGGAGCCCAAACACCAGAGTCTAGCGCAGATTATTTATGCTGATAACAGAGTAAGTGTGCTTTCTTTTGCTCAGGAGTGTGGTCTTGTCTTTGATGGTTGTGATCTTGGTATTGAAAGTTAATAAGTTGCTTACTTTTGCTTTTGTATGGTATATGCTTGTTTACCATTTAAAGCTGGAATGTGTAAATTGCACTTTGTTGTTGGATGTTATcctctgatatatatatctttgaggTTAGTATAGCTTGTAAGCTAAATTAGTGGAGGTAACAAAGTCATTCAGTTTCATAAGTTGCTGTCTTCTCAGCTTTGGCAATTATGCATTTTAGGGTCTATCCTCAAAATGTTGATTTTGCTTTTTCAGAAAAAGGCAGAGGAATCCCATACCATCTTGGACAAACTCATGCCTCCTACAGAAGAGCCAAGTGTTTTGGTAAGTTCCTGGTGCTTTTCATAACTCGAGTACTCATTTTGGTATTTGGTATTTCACATATGTAGAACAGGAATTACAAGAGAAACTTGATTGTACCTGAAAATACAAATGAGAATATGTCCAATGAAAACTTGGAAATATAATAAACCCGCCTCCTCTTGCAGCCATTGTACCACCAACCCACGGACACCGAGGTCTACATGGAGAACAAAAGACAGTATGCCGGGTTCAAACGCCGGCTCATGGAGTACTTCAAGAAGCGTCATGCTGACAAGAACAGCCGGGATGCCCATCTTACCCAGACATACTCAAAACTCATGACGGAATGGCTCAAGAAAGTGGAGAAGGTGAGTACAAGGAGTGGGATTTGAAGGGATGTAGGCTGTCGGAAGGAAAGGGTGATGTCCTGGGTTTTGagagcatttttatttatttatgtatgttgacTTAAgcagtctttctttcttgtgtagtGTATAGATAACTATTGATTGTTGATATATCCTATTTGACTCATGATGGGGTTTCCTCAACCTTGCCATAAGGGGGATCAAGCTGTCAAGGGTAATATTAAAAGCACAGGAAACGTAAATTTATCTTGTATTCCACGTTCTTGACTCTTGCAAAAACTGTTTAGCTAATGAAGCTAAAAAGAGGCTGTAAGCCTGCTACTAAGGGACTCTTTCTCTTCAATGACTTCTGCTTGGGCCATACAAGAAAACAGCTGTTTAGCTTACACAACTTAGAGCAGGCTTGGTTGCATTTGATGAGATGATGTGTCAGTGATGGTTTAGCCTTGACAAGATAGGTTGTCTTCTGTCATTAGTTGTTTAAATTGCTTCAGAAACATTACATGTATTACTGTCTTTTAGACTAGATTTGTTGAGGGGGAAGGAAACTAAACAAGGCAATGGAAATAACCACTTGGAGTTTAGTTATATTTCTATCAATGATGGACAAAATTGTTACCGATTCATCACTTTAAACAAATTTGCAGGGCTCAAAAGCAGTATCTTTCCTTGATTTGATGTTTTACCTTGCACTGAATATGTATTACACAAGCCTTAGCAAacaagtcttctctctctctcatcactttaTTTGTCTTACTTACCATTTTTGTTCTGTCTTAACCCCTTCATTAACTTGTCCTTGTGTTACAGGTTGAGAACTCCAAGAAGCACAAGGAGAAGGTGGCCAAGAACCGGGAACTGTTCGAGAAGGTGTTCCCCGAGCTGAGAAAACaacgggaggagaaggagcgtTTCTCTCGCGTTGGGGCCAGGGTCAAGAGCGATGCCGAGATGGAGGAGATCATGGACGGGTTGCAGGAACAGGAGGTTAGTGTGAGTTGCCGGAGCGAAGGTCTGTTCAGTTGTTGATTGTGTAGTCCCTGGTTAGTCTGTGGCAGTTTTAGCATTTAGTGTCTTGGTACTTATTTTTTGATACAGTATATAGTTTTGTATTCATCTGTGGTAGTTCTGTCTTGGGTTTTCATAGTTTTAAGGAGTGAGAATGTTAGACCCTGTTATTGTAAGGGTTGATGCTACTATGAAAGACATGATGGATAGAAAAGAGGCTGTGATATTGGAGGTTTGGTCCTCCGCTGTTGAAGTTCTTTCCACTTAACTAGGTTCTTTTCTATGGCATTTTAGTAGTTACATTTGCAGATCCTGACTCTCAGCTTGGATTATATGCATATCAAGCATGATACTGTCCCTAATACTTTGAGTAGGTTGTGAAtgagacctaaaaaaaaaaagatacaattgAAGCTAGAGCATTGTGGCATTCTCAACTTCTCTAGCATGTCCACAACATGACCTACCTAGCCTGGCCTCATAAATGCTTTTCTATCCTAATCTagattaccttacctaacataagaGCAGCTGTAACCGATTGCATGTTCTCTTACCAGTTTTAATCCTTTGAGCAGTCCATAAGCTAAAGCTGTAATGTATGTCATAGTGTTAGCCACTTTAAAAGGAAGGACCCTTCACTTCGGTCTTTCCCTGCCATGAAGTGgagtttttgttctctttcttcagtATATTTAGTTACTTAGTTAAAGTTCAAGCAAAATCCCTATTAGTTGCTCATGCTAGGGCCATTCAATGGGACTGTTCATGAATGATAAAGTATATTTATTTGAAGTATTCTCATTAAGTCTTCTAGCCTTGTAGATTCTCTGAAGCAAAAATAACCTTTTACATTTATGATTTATTAATAATTTAAATTCCCTCAACCTTGTCAGTCTTTATATCATGATAGGAGACCTCCTTTGAGCCTATTATCTGGCAAGGTTTAGTTTTTCATGTGGATATTGCATCTTCGACAAGGAGTAACTACATACACTGTGTTAATactgcatttttttgttttatattgtgCAATGTTGTAGATTATGGATCTCTCATTAAGCATTTTCTAGTGACAAGCTAAGCAAAACAAGAATAATTGTCATTCGCAATCCCAGCTTGAACATGGCTTCATGACTCACCATATGATTGTTGAATTTCATAATCTTGTAAGCTCTTTTTTTCCTTAGCTTTTCAGACTTTCTTCTCTTACTCAACAAGTTTTCATTTGAGTCAAGTTTCTCAACATTCAAGTTCATTCACCCAATTAAGCTGTAATTCAGTGTTCTTGGTGTCATAGCAGAGTGAAGTTGTTCTCACACAGTAGCGAAGGGAAGGGACTACTGAGCAATTAAGTCTAGGAATAAATCACATTCAGTAGATGGTGTGACTTTTATCaatggtattattgttactagatTACTCTCAAAGATCCCaagttgatttgatttgataaagaTTGCTGCAAAACTAACCATTCTCTCCCACACCCCACAGAATGAAGACAAGAAGATGCGAGCTTATGCTGTAATTCCCCCCATCCTTTTAGAGGAGAAGAAGCGCCAGCATCGCTACAACAACCGCAATGGACTTATAGAGGAACCCATAGCAGAGTATAAAGAtcacaaaaacataaatatctggaccgagcaagagaaagaaatatttcgGGACAAATATTTACAACACCCTAAGAACTTTGTTGCAATAGGTAGTTATTTAGAAAGAAAGTCAGTGAGTGATTGTATTCAATACTACTATagtaccaaaaagaaagaaaattacaagGTGTTAGTGAAACGCCGAATAAGACGGCCAAGGAAACCAAACAATCCTccagtggtggaagtggttgggGTGAATGTGACGGGTGTGACCACCAGGGGCTCAGTGGCGGCGTTGCGTGGTCAGCAGACCAACCGGCAGGGCCCGCCCACCATGACAGGGAGcctgaacaacaacagcaacagcaatcaGGGAAGCTCGGGTGAATCTGAGCAGACGCAGAACTACCCCGTGAACAACACGCCTGGAGGGGAGGTGTCAGCCAACTCCCTGCCTGCCACCACGGAGAACAGCCCTGTGCCGTCGCCGAACCATGCGGCAACGGTGGGGGTGAGTCAGGGCAATGAGTCGTCGAACAACAGCGGCACCAACACAGCGCCGGCGATATCCAATCAAGAagtcagagaaaaagacaaggaaaatctCTCTAATAGGTATGTTCTGCTGTggattgtttctctttttgtgttactttttattttgtttggttgTACTAAAATTTGAAAAGTATATAAAggcataaaaacagtaatgatgagtCAGTGAGGTTTGATTCCTAGGGTGTCAGTGGTGCATAACTGCAGGATAATAATGAATGTTGAGAAAATATGAGTGCCTTGAGCAAATTTTCTCTTTGCTGACAGTGTAAATTTTTTATATTGCAAAAATTAACAGTTTTTATGATAGCAGTTTTGTATTCAGTCAATAGGCACAGAACAATGGTAGGAAGTTAAAGTATTACTTAAAATGAATTACTATTAGTCATGAATAAGATAATAAGTAATTGTTCCTCTGTGTTACAATTTACATCCTTGCATATTTCACATCTATTATTCTTCATTGTTTATCGGAATGTACAGTACAGTGTAGATTCCCTACCTGAAAATTAAGCAAATTGTTATTGTATTGTCTTGTAATATCTTGAAGATGTAAGACTTATTTAGAATTAATAGCTTTATTCCTCCTTTGAACTTCGATGTTCTATGAATGTACAGCTATTGTCGTTATGTCatagtgtatcatatatatacatatatatttttttgtgtgtgtgctatgtatttcttcagtgatgccaaagaaaaacaacaactgtacattcttgttttcttgtttcgtgtAAGATTGCTCTCCAATGCTGAGCAGCTTTGGCAGTTAATGAAATACTGGCTTCTTATGCATCAAAATCCACAGTGAATGTTTTTGAAGGTCAGAATTGATGTGGGATATTGAATCTACACATCAGTTTGACAGCCAACACTTTATGTGGATTTTGAACCTCAcgacttattcatttgtttgtttgtttatttatcctttGGGCTTGTTTCATTGGTGTGACGTAACTTGCAATCCTTACATTTCCCTCTGTGATAGATTTCTGTCTGATATCAATGAAAAGATTCAGATTTTTTATGTACACGGAGGATACAAATAAAAGCCAAGGTTCAGACAATAACAGTTTGACCTCTGCAACAATAACAGTTGGTGCTTAACAttaaccccttctctctttttcaccagTGATAAGCCTAGAGAGAAAACCGCAAGAAGAGAACGCCTGCTTAAAGAGGATGACAAGACCAAAGATACCCAGGACTCGAGTGATGACGACAATGCGGCAGAGCATGGTGAGTAGCGGCCGTTCTCTTTTGCTTGTTTCTGGGGATAGGGTTGGATATCATGATGGGAAGAGACTGTAGTTTGAATGCGCTGAGAGAGTGGGggactttctttccttttttctctttcttatctcgcaTTCTGCTTTCATTGTTTTCCGTTTTGTGCTGGGATTCCTGGAGGTTGGGGCTATTTCGTGCCAGATATTTTCTGCAttgcttttttcattctttttctttttctttattattccagTAAAGGTTTTctctgcttgtgtgtatttgaaaTTTGAGCACTTCGTTTCATTTTAAGCAAGAAGTCGCTTTGCTTGGAAGGTGAAAAAAATTAGCTTTTCAGCCTTCTCCATTGGAAATAAGTGTATCATCTGGGTTAGTGCAGAATAGTTTCATGATTTTGATTGTTACCATAAAAGGGCAAATCTTTTTAGTTTAAGTGTCATACAGTATATTTCTAAAGTTTTGctacttgtatatattttttctgtattattgATTTCTAATCTTCTCGTCCATTATTTTGACTAATATTTTGGGTTATGAAcattgatacatataaatattgtcAAAAGGCATTAGTATAGGTTGGATTTCAGCGTGACGGACTTTATCCTGCTTTTTTGGGATACGGAAATCATGAGGCAGACTTTGTTCTaggtttattaatatttatttttgataaCATTTTATATTAGAAGTATTGAGGGATCTATATTTGATAAACAGAAAGACCAGGGTATAAAATGTTATAGATAAAGAGTCAACCAACAGCCTGTAATATGAGCCAGTTCCAGTATTGTGAAGGACAAGGAGGCCACTGGTATACTATAATCTTAAGAATCCTCTGATGCAGAAGATGTACATGTGGAGATATTGACAGTGGGGTCATGAAGTTACATTAGCTGGTGGAGGACTTGGGCGTGGCGGCACGGGTcgttgtgggggttggggtgcgTGCTGGCTTTGAGGATGGGGTCTTGGCTCTGGCCTTCTCCCCTAGAGATGAGTTCTCCTCGTCCTGATGACAGAGCCGTCGGTGTTTGTGCACGAAATAGTAGCTGGGGAACTTGGAGCCACAGGTCTTGCAGGGGAAGTATTGTACGTTGAGGTCCAGGATCTTGAGCCCTTCTGAGGGTGCAGGAGAAACTGTACCATTGCTACTGTAAGGAGACATACTACCAGCCCTCCTGCCTGCCAGTCGGCCTTCTTTCACGCTCATGGTGCGGCTGCTAGCATCTTGCAAGGCATCAGATTTGCCTGGAGAGGGAAGGCTGCTTCCGCGTAGTTTATCCACCTCGACTGTGATGGGGTTGATGTGGCGGCGCATGTGTTTCTGACAAAGGTAGAGGTATGTCATAGGCTTTTTCTTTGTACTTATATCTTATAATTCAAAGACAAAAAATCGGAGAACACAGTGAATTTACCTGATAACAGTAGTGGCTCTTGAAGGTATGGTTGCAGTAGACACAGTGGTATGTACGGCTTGTTTGGTTGTTGGGGACCGGGGGTGATGGGACCCTGTTGCTCTTAAGGATCCCACTTGCAGCTTCCAGTTGAAGGGCATTGGTAAGGCTAGAATTTTCTGAGGAGTTGCTGGCGTCGCCTGCAATATCTCTGCCTGTCTTCGTGTTCTCCCCTCCAGTGTTCTCAGAACCTGGCTCGGAGTCAAGCTCTTCCACATTaatctcggtctcggtctctgagTCATCGTGACCCAGCAAAGGCTGTGGAATGAAAATTAAATTCTTTTACAAATCAGTGATGAATCCTTGTATTACCAGCAATAAAAAATACCCCAGCAGACATAAAAGCTATTTTGATGCATAAGGGCAAGTAATAAAGTGTAAAGTGACCTGACAAATGTCTATGGTGCTTACATTAGCCTTGTACGCCCTGTTGATGACACGCTCAAAGAAAACGGGCCCGTCACAGGCGGCGATGTCTATTATAACTGTCCCGGACTGGCTTCTAATTCCTTCGCCGACGGCAGCACTGTGTCGTATGTATTTGTCGTTGAGGCTCATTGTACCAACTCCGTCCTGGTGCTGACTCCCGCAGGTGTCGTCCAGGACACCCCCGAGGCCGTCCACGGCGTCCCCCTCGCGACTCAGCTCTGGAGGGACTACttttgagtgagagagaatcgAGTCTTAGGTTGTGCTGCTGTTCTTGAATGAGAGAAGCAAGTTTGCAAGTGACC comes from the Penaeus vannamei isolate JL-2024 chromosome 8, ASM4276789v1, whole genome shotgun sequence genome and includes:
- the LOC138862418 gene encoding zinc finger and BTB domain-containing protein 47 isoform X2, with translation MSENSSNGGGAAPSTAPTPPARPPPPLCPLLQDGEDYDAWVLAGGRLFRAHGSVLASHSAYLRAAVGGEREARLLLPHVPPAGFAAILAYMYTGRLPLTPATLYEVLVAGHLLQMPGVVSLCQALLTGTSASPSAAAMLGGIPDVPPALSVWRGLARFVPPQHVASTSSTSSSTTIVRPTPTRPRPHHPIKHAHVPPELSREGDAVDGLGGVLDDTCGSQHQDGVGTMSLNDKYIRHSAAVGEGIRSQSGTVIIDIAACDGPVFFERVINRAYKANPLLGHDDSETETEINVEELDSEPGSENTGGENTKTGRDIAGDASNSSENSSLTNALQLEAASGILKSNRVPSPPVPNNQTSRTYHCVYCNHTFKSHYCYQKHMRRHINPITVEVDKLRGSSLPSPGKSDALQDASSRTMSVKEGRLAGRRAGSMSPYSSNGTVSPAPSEGLKILDLNVQYFPCKTCGSKFPSYYFVHKHRRLCHQDEENSSLGEKARAKTPSSKPARTPTPTTTRAATPKSSTS
- the LOC138862418 gene encoding telomere zinc finger-associated protein isoform X1, which translates into the protein MSENSSNGGGAAPSTAPTPPARPPPPLCPLLQDGEDYDAWVLAGGRLFRAHGSVLASHSAYLRAAVGGEREARLLLPHVPPAGFAAILAYMYTGRLPLTPATLYEVLVAGHLLQMPGVVSLCQALLTGTSASPSAAAMLGGIPDVPPALSVWRGLARFVPPQHVASTSSTSSSTTIVRPTPTRPRPHHPIKHAHVVPPELSREGDAVDGLGGVLDDTCGSQHQDGVGTMSLNDKYIRHSAAVGEGIRSQSGTVIIDIAACDGPVFFERVINRAYKANPLLGHDDSETETEINVEELDSEPGSENTGGENTKTGRDIAGDASNSSENSSLTNALQLEAASGILKSNRVPSPPVPNNQTSRTYHCVYCNHTFKSHYCYQKHMRRHINPITVEVDKLRGSSLPSPGKSDALQDASSRTMSVKEGRLAGRRAGSMSPYSSNGTVSPAPSEGLKILDLNVQYFPCKTCGSKFPSYYFVHKHRRLCHQDEENSSLGEKARAKTPSSKPARTPTPTTTRAATPKSSTS
- the LOC138862418 gene encoding zinc finger and BTB domain-containing protein 47 isoform X3; its protein translation is MSENSSNGGGAAPSTAPTPPARPPPPLCPLLQDGEDYDAWVLAGGRLFRAHGSVLASHSAYLRAAVGGEREARLLLPHVPPAGFAAILAYMYTGRLPLTPATLYEVLVAGHLLQMPGVVSLCQALLTGTSASPSAAAMLGGIPDVPPALSVWRGLARFVPPQHVASTSSTSSSTTIVRPTPTRPRPHHPIKHAHELSREGDAVDGLGGVLDDTCGSQHQDGVGTMSLNDKYIRHSAAVGEGIRSQSGTVIIDIAACDGPVFFERVINRAYKANPLLGHDDSETETEINVEELDSEPGSENTGGENTKTGRDIAGDASNSSENSSLTNALQLEAASGILKSNRVPSPPVPNNQTSRTYHCVYCNHTFKSHYCYQKHMRRHINPITVEVDKLRGSSLPSPGKSDALQDASSRTMSVKEGRLAGRRAGSMSPYSSNGTVSPAPSEGLKILDLNVQYFPCKTCGSKFPSYYFVHKHRRLCHQDEENSSLGEKARAKTPSSKPARTPTPTTTRAATPKSSTS